In Microcebus murinus isolate Inina chromosome 29, M.murinus_Inina_mat1.0, whole genome shotgun sequence, the DNA window taatttgaaatatgatatttttacatttgcacttaaaatgaaaattttcaagagATATGTTATGACCTTAATTGTTACATTACGTACTgttcttttaaaagctctgtaagCTGTGTTTACAAACTATTTTTGTCTACAagtattgaaattaaaaataatatggcgATGTTAGAATTAAAACAGATGACTAGTAAGACAAAGTTTTAGATCTTGAGAAGCAAGACAACACtaatgaaagataaaaagtgTGACCAGTTTGACTCACTCACACTTTTTGTGACAAGGAAGTATCTGATTTCCTTTCAGGTATGTGGCtactcattttaaaagtatttcttctaAGGATATTAATCCCTATTGTATTGCTTTAAaacactacattaaaaaaatatatatataaaatccctATTctgatttaaagagaaaaagagaccaAGAAAGAGAAATGGTAAAGCAAGAACTTTTAAGTTGAAGTTCATGAAGCATGCTTTACGTATCTTAGAAAAACTAAAATCTTTGTATagctatccttttttttttttttttacaacttattttacaaaattaaaaagtctggAAAGAGGAAGTCATATGTGGTATTAATTGCAAATGTCTATTTATTTCAAGGTTGAATTAAaagaatatctgaaaataaatgatacaatatATGAGGTTGACAGCAAAGCTGAGAATGGCATGACTTTTTCGCGCCTCCTTAATTATAAGGTAAGGTTGATATCCAGTAAGTCACTGTTTCCCAGACTTTGTGCCCAGGTGTCCTGGGGCACCACAGAAGTTTCTAGAGGGTGCCATGGGATAGTTTAAATTTTTGAGAGAAACAGCTGATGCTTGACAAGTCTCTTGGACACCATACAAACTATTGGTTCAAAATAGCTAGTTTCCAATTTCAACGTTAGATCACACGGTGTTCCTTTCTAAGATAATCGTATCTTTGTGAAACTGGGGTTTTTGTAGTTGCTGTAAGCAGACAACATGTGAAGTCAGTCTGGAACAGAGGAGGTCCAATCTTAAGTTGTTTGGACCTAACTAATTAATTAACAAAACTGTTAGGTATTTCTTTGGGCATTGGGGCTCTGTAAAccaagaaaatttggaaatttctcCTGTAAATGTTTGTTCActccacaacaacaacaaaagaataatttatggACCAAGTAGTTCAGATATtggtatataataatattaatgtatactatattaatattttatgattatatgaaggatatttaaaaagggagaaaggagattTTTCCAGCAGTTCTATGAAGGTATGTTACtctaaatctatattttaattagttttcaGTAAAGGCAAAGGAACTGAGATTAACTTTAGATCTTTTCTTCATGTTCTTTGAGTTCCTTAAGTGTACTTATTAGCATTGCAAAAATTGTCATAATTCAGTAACAGGTATGTCTTATTTATGCAGTCCTTCAACAGACATTAGGATCAATCTGTATGTCTTTCtgtggagttttttgttttgctttggtgaGATGGGTGTATAGTGgggttattaataataataactattttcacttctttaattttgtttagttaattctggtttttaataaaaactaaatataccTAATAAAACCCTAATAAcctaagaaaaattaagatttaacattttgatatttaatatagATTTCATCTTTTATTAATTGAGCAATTCACAGTTATGGATGGCTACCTTTTAAGTCACACCGGTAGACTACTGGCAGGGTTTCGTGATTACTAACTACTTCGTTCCTACATCTTGCTGTTCGCAGTATTCCGACACCCTAAAAAAGATGGATCCTGATCACTTGGTAGCATTGGTGACCGAAGTTATTCCCAAGTATTCCTGCTTAGTCTTTTGTCCCACTAAGAAGAACTGTGAAAATGTAGCAGACATGATATGCAAATTTTTAAGCAAGTAggttaatttttgtaaaacattctgttttgtttttattatgaattatagATTGTGTATTATATTTACTGAAGAAACACTACTTCCTACAGAACATTATATTAGGTTCTATAGGaccttgaagaaagaaaatttaactgTGAAATTTACATGAGGAAGTAGCCAGAGAAAAATTGTGAGGTTACATTTAAGAGAATGCTGACcatcgcctaagcccaggagttggaggttgctgtgagtgaggctgtcgccacggcactgtagcccggggacagagtgagactctgtctcaaaaaaaaaaagagagagagagagagaatgctgaCCAATGTAATGGCTTAGAAGTGATTGAAAACCTTGACTGCCCAGTGAATCTTCTCGgaggcttttaaaaatcccagtgCTCAGGCTGCATCTTAGATAATTGGGAATCTGTGGGAGTGGCCCCCACTCATCGTTTCGCAAAGCTCCCCGGGCCAGCCTGACACATAGCCAAGGTCAAGAACCACCGGCTTACCTGGTCTAGAGCCTGAGACTGATCGCTGTGGGGGTGAAGTGTGTCTTCAACTTCCCCCTCTCTTAAATGACTACCGTGGCTTCTGTTTGCTTAGTAAACTTCACACTTAAGTCGTGTGGACATTTGAATTTGATTTCCTAAGTAATTAAGACGTATATTGGTTTGCAGTTTTATGGTATTTTAATATCAGCTTTGTCATTCCCATAGACGGAAGTGCAATGTGACTTTAAATACTAtagttcagttttgtttttttgtttgttttttttttttgagacagagtctcgctttgttgcccaggctagagtgagtgccgtggcgtcagcctcgctcacagcaacctcagactcctgggctcaagcaatcctcctgcctcagcctcccgagtagctgggactacaggcatgcgccaccatgcccggctaattttttctatatatattagttggccaattaatttatttctatttatagtagagactggatctcgctcttgttcaggctagtttcaaactcctgaccttgagcaatccgcccgcctctgcctcccagagagctaggattacaggcgtgagccaccgcgaccaaCCTGTAGTTCAGTTTTTTTCTGCCCGTATTGTCCCATGTGTAGTTTTATCACTTTTTTGTAATTCTTTGTGGCTCTTTAGCTAGTGCTAAATCACTATTCATAGACTATTAATCTGGATTATAATCTAGTCATCGCCTAATCCTACCGTCATGGATTGGGCTAAGATAGAATTAAATGTATTGAATGGCTCAAAGATACAAATGTTTGGAATAAGATCAAGGAGTTGCTTATTTTGGGAACTGATAGTTGGCCTTCTTCACAatgatgatttttattataaaaacctaaggaaggccgggcgcggtggctcaagcctgtaatcctagcactctgggaggccgaggcgggcggattgctcgaggtcaggagttcgaaaccagcctgagcaagagcaagaccccgtctctactataaatagaaaggaattaattggccaactaatatatatatagaaaattagccgggcgtggtggcgcatgcctgtagtcccagctactcgggaggctgaggcagaaggattgcttgagcccaggagtttgaggttgctgtgagctaggctgacgccacggcactcactctagcctgtgcaacaaagcgagactctgtctcaaaaaaaaaaaaaaaaaaaaaaaacctaaggaaattaaattatatttgaaaaaagtatTCTCAGTAAATCACTCATTTTCTTAGGATAATTTAAGGTAATTAGACACTTACCCAGCATCTTCATCACCGAGTAAGTGATGGAAACATTGTAGGATATTATTGAGGTTTCTGAAGTGCTGGAGTATAGATAGTGTTTACCATACAGTGAGTATGATTTAATGATATGTATTTTTCCACcttcagagaagaaaatgtgtgccttaaaattaaacaaacggtcttcaataaaaatatgtgttgtAGAGAAAAAAACCCATCATAACATCTAGAGCAAGGGTCTAAACCTGGTATCCACGGATTTGTAGAAGTACAGGAATGAACTTCAGGCAATCCGTGAACCCTCTGAAATTATATGTCAAGCGTTTTGTTTCTGTGAATAGTTGCATTTTTCCTTAGCTTTAATCAGATTTTCACAAGGTTCTATGATCTACAAAAAGATTGAGAGAGATTACCTAATAGTTAATGAAGTCAGGATCAAAATTCTAAGAAACATTTTATGTACTTATATCAATAAAAgtagtacatttttttaaaaaaaatgtttacgcGATATctactaaaatgaaaatgataggCATTTTGTCACTATGAGATCGAGAGTCCATATTTCTAACAGATCTTTCTCCTAGGGAATATCTGAAacacaaggagaaagaaaaatacgAGGTGCTTAAGGACTTGAGGAATATGAGCAGTGGCAATTTGTGTCCTGTTTTAAAACGCACTATCCCGTTTGGAGTTGCTTATCACCACGGTGGTTTAACAAGTGATGAAAGGAAGCTCTTGGAGGAGGCCTACTCCGCAGGAGTTCTCTGTCTTTTCACCTGCACATCCACCCTAGCAGCAGGGGTCAACCTGCCAGCTCGCAGGTAAGAGAGAAGTAACTGCCAGCCAGGCTGGAACTGGGTTCCATTCCTAGCTTGCAGGAATGTTTTGCTGTTTACCTCCTCCTCAGTAGTGGCTGagaatttatcaaattttttttcagcaaaaatttagtttattatctCTCAAGATGCAGTATAATCAGTAAAATTATGCACCTGAActgtcgacacagttttgccatctgaacagtagcttgcttatgccagccgcaaagaagcctggagagcaaatggcgatgaaattgcaaaaggcgttttccacagcttggtgagaattgaatatttttccttgcaagaagtggtccaaagcctggaagaagtggtcatcagttggtgcaagttctggtgaatactgtggatgacagagagtttccaagtccagcctctgtggtttgagcagcattattttttgttacatgaaagaAGACTACTTAGTcgcaagcattctcatcatttcgTCCTTCTGGTTGCAATAGACATCCGCtataatcgattgaccaggtttcttaaaactatagtggataataccagcactggactaTCAAACAGATACCATTTGCCTTTTTTGGTGactattcagttttggactgtgtttcgccACTTCACCTTTATCCAGctattgtgccaaacacttgcgattgtgaaaaataatctgtttttcaTGACATGTGACAATACAGTGTAGAagtggttcacctttatgtcacgacagcaaagaaaggcaagcttcaaggcGATTTCTCTGCTGGCACTTGTTGAATTTATGCAGCGCCCATCCacccagcttctttatcttgcccatttgtttGAAATGATccgatattgttggaatagtaacgtcaaaccttgctgctaatacATACATAGGCtgagatggattctcttccactacagctttcagctcatcatggtccatcttggtctcagatcgcccacatggctcattttcaagattaaaatcaccagaacggaacttctcaagctatcaatgtactgtgcgttcattagccacatccttcccaaacacttctcTGATATTTTCAGATGTCTGTGCTGCATgggttccacgacagaactcatatttgaaaataacatgaatttttggttttcacaaaaattgctccaaaaaaaaaaaaaattaaaagataatcacaagccaaaacgtgtgtttgaaagaatgaggatgtaccttcacaataaaaaaaaaacaaaacaagaagtgttaaagtgaaatgtcagagctatcaactgtcaaacttagtacttaaggaaatcagccATTCCATACGTAATAACCTAACATACTCTCCTACTCTGTTGCATGAATGTTTCAATTACCCAGAATTTACCCAGCTGAcaacagacaacaatatacatgAACATGATTGAAAGGTCAAAAACAGTTGAAATCGGCGATTTCATatagttcaaaataataaaatacataaatatgtgtaTGTTGGTTGCACATAGTCAAATTTTTTATTTACggaatataaaatcaaaaaactTTGGAGAATACTGCCATAGATTGATCATAGGCCTTGTAACTAGCCAGACTTGAGTTCATATGATTGTTCCTATAATTACTGATTTTGTAGTTTAGAGTAAGCCACTTAACTGAGTTTTATTTAgttcctttgtaaaaaaaaatattaaataaaatgaaataaagtaaaaaaaattactaaaagttTTGTAAGAATGACAGATAATATACGTAAGAAACCTAAGAGATCATATATTCTTGGTAAATAATAGTTACCTCTTATTTTGAGTTACTATGTCATTCAATTTAATATCACATAGaaattaagagttttaaaaataggtgCTATTTGCTGTAGAGTGtcacttttaattaattttatcaattccTCAGAGTTATTTTAAGAGCTCCCTATGTTgctaaggaatttttaaagaggAATCAATATAAACAGATGATTGGCAGAGCTGGCCGAGCTGGAATAGATACTGTTGGGGAAAGCATCCTTATATTGCAAGAGAAAGACAAGCAACAGGTAATACGCAGTCTAGCTGGCTGGctgtttttgtcttccttttcttgGTCTTTAGCCTTTTTATGAGATCATCTTTTCAAAGTTAATTATTAATTTCCCGTTGTAATGCTTCCTCTCCTATATGATGAAGAACTAGAAAGAgtagtttgaaaatttttatatttcagacaatgaaaaagtattttccttatttatttttctttctttctttttttttttttttttttttgagacaggatctcactctgttgcccgggctagagttccATAGCGTCAGTCTagtgtgtgtgtggatatatgtatttttttagttgaccagctaatttctttctatttttttttttagtagagacagggtcttgctcttgctcaggctggtctcgaactcctgagctcaaatgatctgcccaccttggcctctcagagtgctgggattataggcatgagccaccgggcctggtcccatttttcttccatttttatgaggacaaatattaaattctcatttttttctttatgttttttatctCCTCCTAGCTCTATAAGATTTGTGTAAGGtgtaaaatatgtatatggaacactgtttatttttaataatagcacAAATCATAATGTTGCTTTAACTTTTATAGGTATTGGAGTTAATAACTGGACCAATGGAAAACTGTTATAGCCATCTTGTTCAGGAATTCACCAAGGGAATCCAcactttgtttctctctttgatTGGCTTAAAGGTATTTCTTAAGATATTTCAATCTTATTACTGTTacctgagataataaatgttaaaaagttatacaaacttataaaatgttaaaaaaaaatgttaacttctAATCTGATGTGGAAAAGAACAGTCTATGACATGACAAATCTTGAGTCTAGATTTATATGTATGCTTTTAATCCTTTGAGTTACAAGACATGTGAAAAGTCAAATGATAACCAGCATCTGTCACAAGTACAAGTACTGAATGTCtagcgactctgtttcctttagagcaaccggcccgatctctcctgtcgagcactagagctctcacggggcggatgagaaacGCTCATCAAGGACACCaggggttgtgcagatgcgctgcgcagccacgccaatcactagggctgattttcatagccacgcccatcactagggctgattttcatagctacgcccatcactagggctgattttcatagctacgcccatcaccagggctgattttcatagccacacccgtcactagggctgattttcatagccacacccatcactagggctgattttcatagccatgcccaccactagggctgattttcgtggccatgcccaccaccagggctgattttcatagctacacccaccaccagggctgattttcatagctacgcccatcaccagggctgattttcatagtcacgcccatcactggggctgatttttcatagccacacccatcactagggctgattttcatagccatgtccaccactagggctgattttcatggccacgcccatcactagggctgattttcatagccatgtccaccaccagggctgattttcatagctacgcccatcaccagggctgattttcatagctacgcccatcaccagggctgattttcatagttacgcccatcaccagggctgattttcatagccacgcccatcactagggctgattttcggggtagggcttctattgtgcacgtgcttagacatcctgctagggcttattttatgggtaggtcttattttcggggaaacagcaTTGCTTTAGCAGGTAGGGGAGCACAGTAGGAAAATGTTCTCTTCCCTGGAGACCAGAGCAGTCAGAGCAACAGGGAGATGAGGGAATGAGGTGGCCGCAGGGTGTGGCCCAGCCACGTGGAGCAGTTGACTCCACTGCACCACTGCTTCATTCGAATCCCGTTTTACCAAATGGAGGGGAGCAGCGAGACATGCAGGTAACAGCTGGCTCAGGAGCTGAGCGGGTGGGCAGCTGGCATCCAAGCCTGCCCATAGAGGGCAGGACTCAGGCCGCCAGGTCCAGTCCCgagggggccaggccagggctccTCCTCCGCCTGGGGGCGGCGGCCACAGCAAGGCTGCAGtggaggaagggggctggaattCTAGACAAGGTCAGTAGCCAGGGAAATCTTTAGGGTTGGAACTGAAGCAAGAGTCAAGTCCTCTGGACAGGAACTACCCGGTGGGATAGAGTTGAGAGGGAAGAAGGCAAGATCTGTGGCCTGGTCGcgcaaggtctggagttcgagaccagcctgagcaagagcgagaccccgtctctactaaaaacagaaagaaattaattggccaactaatatatatagaaaaaatcaggccgggcgcagtggcgcatgcctgtagtcctagcattctgggaggccgaggcaggaggatcacttggtcagttcgagaccagcctgagcaagagcgaggccccatctccacttaaaaatagaaattagctggatgactaaaaatatatagaaaaaaacaacaacagagcACAGTCTTGGAGATATTATGAGAAATTATTCAAAGACCTATTCAAAAGAGAATAttcaaaggagaaatgaaaaatatgtacgTGTTTTCATAAAAAGCATGAATATAGTAACTAACTTCTCCCTTAAACGTTCTGTTGTTCATTTTAAATTGCTGTTATAAAATGTATGCAACTGTGTAGGTTTTGTGCTAATTCTTTATTGAAATAGCTTTGAGGTGTGGAAAGGAGCCCTCATCTTGGTTACTGTGCATTCAGAGTGATGCCTTGAATTAAGAGCATGCTCCAATGGTGTCCTGAATTGTTTCAGATTGCAACAAGCCTCGGTGACATCTATCAATTTATGAATGGTACGTTGTTTGGTGTTCAGCAAAAggttttattgaaagaaaaaagtctgtggGAAGTCACTGTTGAATCACTTAGATACCTGACAGAGAAAGGACTCCTGCAAAAAGACTCTATTCATAAGTCTGAAGAAGAGGCCCAGTGTAGTTTTCATATTACAAAGTTGGGACGAGCTTCTTTTAAGGGTAAGAGTTTGCCTACACCTCATTATTAATCTGGGAAAATacattggggggaaaaaatagaaacgaaattattctttctttaaatcggatttgtaattttatattaataacattaatctTATTTTATGAGCTGATAAACTATTTCAACTTTGAAAGTtgaaaatgctttgaattttATGCAGTTAAAATACTGCAGAAGCACGTAGAGAAAAAGATGGGCATCAGTCCTTCATAGTCTTTGACTGCAGCAGCCATACAAATTTTAATATCCTACCAAGGATAAATAACACTTTGGTATACATCTTTCCAGaccttttttgtatattttgtgtatatgcaTAAAGCATGCATATATACagtttgaagtttttttttttttttttttttttttttttttttgagacagagtctcgctttgttgcccaggctagagtgagtgccgtggcgtcctagctcacagcaacctcaaactcctgggctcgagtgatccttctgcctcagcctcccgggtagctgggactacaggcatgcgccaccatgcccggctaattttttatatatatatcagttggccaattaatttctttctatttatagtagagacggggtctcgctcttgctcaggctggttttgaactcctgaccttgagcaatccgcccgcctcggcctcccaagagctaggattacaggcgtgagccacagcgcccggccttgaagtttttgtttttaaacaaataatcatttatattgttcttgaaattgcttttttccccttaatattATATCTGAGAGATTGTTCCATGATAGTGAATAAAGAGTTTTCATTCTTAATGGCTGTGTCATAACTTACTTAGTGAAAATTAATACGTATCTATTATTTAACATACCTAAGAACTCAAAATGATGTTAAGGAAATTCCATTCCTCTGCGTTATTagatagatgaaaaataaaaaaggaaagaaaaaatataaaataaatataaataaaaaaggaaattcctaTATTTCTGTCCCATTTCTACTCTCTCAGGGGCTACCACTGTGAACAGTTCGATGTATGTTCATCCAAAtatttatgtgcatatgtgtgagtatatatatatatatgcatatgcacatagttgttttttttaatgaaatcatgGTGTAAATTTTGTTTTGCAGCTTgcctttctcatttataaaatatcatggACATCTTAACAAATCAGTCCCTTTAAAtgtatctcatttttcttttaatactatAGTCATCCTTAGTGTGGTTGTACccttatttatttaaccattcccctattgatagacatttacattgtttctgatttttctcaattACAAACAAGACTGCATGGACatctgtatttatgtattttgggATACATATGGAAATGTTTCTCTGAGTTAGATTCCCAAAAACAGAATAGTTGGGACTGAAAGTATGTACTTACTAAACATTGATGGATACTATCAAAATGGCATTCAGAATAGTTACATAGTAAGAGATTGTGAGGACTTTTTGCTATATTTAGAGGTAATTTCTAAACAAAACTACTTAAAATGACCTCTTTCCCCCTCTGGTAATTTTGAAAGttgaaatatttctatctttcttttaGGAACTATAGATTTAGCTTATTGTAACGTTCTCTACAAAGACTTAGAGAAAGGTCTGGAAGGACTTGTGCTTGAGAGCCTTTTTCACCTAATCTACCTGACAACCCCCTATGATCTGGTTTCTCAGTGTGAACCTAATTGGATGATATACTTCTGGCAGGTGAGAAGATTTTTCAACTTAGGATACTTAATTTACTAATGATGGTTTGATCTTTGTCAAgtgattattcatttttttgtcctccattaaaatatatttttaattgggtcttcttgaccagccttaaaaaataataataataattgagtcTTGTCTCTTTGAGTTTTTAACAATAGTAATATAGCAACAGCATTTTGGTTTGCTTAATGTAAGCACTTTctgttaaatataaacattttcattatcgaaaaaataaaggtacaaaacagaaaaaaggattACCCCTGGCCCCGTTCCCCCAAAGATAGCTACTGTTATGATTTGGTGATCACTGCGTTTTGTCATgcctaaaatgtaaagaaaatggtAAAAGCCATCTCTGATGATCGAGAATTTAATTATATGAAAGCTCTATTAGAGTCAAGCATGATAATACACCAAAACTCGTAATGTTAATGCTTGAAAAGGAATAGTTATTTTATAACCATTAGCAAGGTGAAAATTGCCCTACTTACTACAAACCCAATAGACTGTAGCATACAGTCTATTACATTACTACAAACAAGCTAGCTATATGAACACGTATTAGGCAGAAATAGTATATAGCTTTTGATCACAagaaattaactttctttttaatgtcatatttttaaatcaccacTGTAAGTTGTTTTCAGTGGTACCATATCATATAATTAACTTTCAAAtcatttccctcttctccctcccctcagcaATCTCTAGTATTAAACATAATCACATAGCCCATGGAGACCAGTACTTGTGGCCATGCCTCGAAGTAATTCTACTAAAGTATATTATATTCTAacaatgtgtttttaaaacttgcaatatttgtgaataaatattgcaaataaataaatgtatgttgttttttcatatcttttaaaatcatgaaaatgcAATATCAAAAGAAATACTAGATTTGGTTCaaatgacagatttttaaaagtttgatatttCCATGTATTTACTCTTTTTCTGTGTAGTTTAGCCAACTCAGTCCAGCAGAACAAAATGTAGCTGCTCTCCTGGGAGTCTCTGAAAGCTTTATCGGGAAGAAAGCCTCAGGTCAAGCCATCAAGAAGGTAccatatcttttttcttcctaaataatGAACTAAGTTCACTCAAGAAAATTAATACggccgggcgccatggctcacgcctgtaatcctagcactctgggaggccgaggtgggcggatcgctcgaggtcaggagttcaaaaccagcctgagcaagagcgagaccacatctctactataaatagaaattaattggccaactgatatatatagaaaaaattagccgggcgtggtggcgcatgcctgcagtcccagctactcggaaggctgaggcaggaggatcgcttgagcccaggagttggaggttgctgtaagcaaggctgacaccacggcactcaatctagcctgggcaacaaagcgagactctgtctcaaaaaagaaaattaataccaATATAGCAGGTATACCTAGTATACCTGGCTGTCCTGTAACACAACTTCATTCAGTGTACCTCTTGTCCAAACTTAATATAACATACATTTTTAGCGTGTCcattacattaatttatttggtTGTGTCTTTCTAGAAGGTGGACAAAGACATAGTCAACAGACTCTAcctgtcttttgttctttataCGTTGCTCAAAGAGACCAACATTTGGAGTGTGTCTGAAAAATTTAACCTGCCTCGAGGATATGTGCAGAATCTTCTCACCGGAGCTGCCTCATTCTCGTCTTGTGTGTTACATTTCTGCGAGGTGATTCCATTAAATATATGATACGTACTTTGCGCATCGTCTCATTTTAACTGTTACTAAACTTATAAACCAGTTAGTGTATCGTTGTGTTCTTGTTATTGATTTACTCTATTATAAACCActcaaaatttacttaaaatatttctaggccaggcgtggctcacgcctgtaatcctaacactctgggaggtcgaggcgggaggatcactcaaggtcaggagttcgaaaccagcctgagcaagagcaagaccccatctctactaaaaatagcaagaaattaattgaccggctaatatatatatatatatatatatatatatatatatatatatatatatatac includes these proteins:
- the HELQ gene encoding helicase POLQ-like isoform X3, which gives rise to MLKTYKSSFKQNITPINSDQYVPKVELKEYLKINDTIYEVDSKAENGMTFSRLLNYKYSDTLKKMDPDHLVALVTEVIPKYSCLVFCPTKKNCENVADMICKFLSKEYLKHKEKEKYEVLKDLRNMSSGNLCPVLKRTIPFGVAYHHGGLTSDERKLLEEAYSAGVLCLFTCTSTLAAGVNLPARRVILRAPYVAKEFLKRNQYKQMIGRAGRAGIDTVGESILILQEKDKQQVLELITGPMENCYSHLVQEFTKGIHTLFLSLIGLKIATSLGDIYQFMNGTLFGVQQKVLLKEKSLWEVTVESLRYLTEKGLLQKDSIHKSEEEAQCSFHITKLGRASFKGTIDLAYCNVLYKDLEKGLEGLVLESLFHLIYLTTPYDLVSQCEPNWMIYFWQFSQLSPAEQNVAALLGVSESFIGKKASGQAIKKKVDKDIVNRLYLSFVLYTLLKETNIWSVSEKFNLPRGYVQNLLTGAASFSSCVLHFCEELEEFWVYRALLVELTKKLTYCVKAELVPLMEVAGVLEGRARQLYNAGYRSLTHLANANPEVLIGTIDHLSRRQAKQIVSSAKMLLHEKAEALQEEVEELLRVPSDFPGAVAPSIEKA
- the HELQ gene encoding helicase POLQ-like isoform X2 translates to MLQELLCQQKDVLMILPYVAIVQEKISGLSSFGIELGFFVEEYAGSKGRFPPTKRRGKKSLYIATIEKGHSLVNSLIETGRVSSLGLVVVDELHMIGEGSRGAILEMTLAKILYTSKTTQIIGMSATLNNVEDLQEFLQAEYYTNQFRPVELKEYLKINDTIYEVDSKAENGMTFSRLLNYKYSDTLKKMDPDHLVALVTEVIPKYSCLVFCPTKKNCENVADMICKFLSKEYLKHKEKEKYEVLKDLRNMSSGNLCPVLKRTIPFGVAYHHGGLTSDERKLLEEAYSAGVLCLFTCTSTLAAGVNLPARRVILRAPYVAKEFLKRNQYKQMIGRAGRAGIDTVGESILILQEKDKQQVLELITGPMENCYSHLVQEFTKGIHTLFLSLIGLKIATSLGDIYQFMNGTLFGVQQKVLLKEKSLWEVTVESLRYLTEKGLLQKDSIHKSEEEAQCSFHITKLGRASFKGTIDLAYCNVLYKDLEKGLEGLVLESLFHLIYLTTPYDLVSQCEPNWMIYFWQFSQLSPAEQNVAALLGVSESFIGKKASGQAIKKKVDKDIVNRLYLSFVLYTLLKETNIWSVSEKFNLPRGYVQNLLTGAASFSSCVLHFCEELEEFWVYRALLVELTKKLTYCVKAELVPLMEVAGVLEGRARQLYNAGYRSLTHLANANPEVLIGTIDHLSRRQAKQIVSSAKMLLHEKAEALQEEVEELLRVPSDFPGAVAPSIEKA